A genome region from Magnolia sinica isolate HGM2019 chromosome 8, MsV1, whole genome shotgun sequence includes the following:
- the LOC131254350 gene encoding uncharacterized protein LOC131254350, with amino-acid sequence MDGSASLLFLNGGKCSLANLKEFLKDYQTTSGQAINLHKSSFFTSSKLPVSRVRAIEQYLGISKATSHLLYLGVPMVVGRNKTSYFQLLLDKIESGISGWRARVLSQADFLWGWADGKKRLHWRNWKLVASTKQEGRLGVRKLSESMEAFCIKMAWSIRFNDRHNLWDVFMASKYRQDLAVTPSPWLSPAPSPMWKKICQDFLGALGPLVPSAVLLLLPQDVINHIFHQGFCIAEGPEIPVWPFTPSGNFMVSLAWTASRISRERKGWTNWVWHTKMPPRISIFLWKVLNGAIPVDAAVQNRGVHLMSRCECCSSDSSSGSAIETIHRLFLKGCLLWELWKAKNAARFEGKSTSLKALMGRIGWRESNLCEVMDDGQRTAQWAIGTRHLRCTPAQPSALFLLGASWTKKSRNNLGAAGGGGVYRGDKGHFLFTFSVGYDLGSSSYAELRAVYEGLSMCFSMGFKQVIIESDSLQVVKALNGLSHPGWRWSYWLQWIFYLKDRGRIEFTHICREGNAPADVLARHGSETQLSTFFVSLADFPPQIRGLLFLDKLGLGAIREVK; translated from the exons atggatggaagcGCTTCCTTGCTATTCTTAAATGGCGGGAAGTGCTCCCTTGCTAATTTGAAAGAGTTCCTTAAAGATTACCAAACGACCTCAGGTCAGGCCATCAACCTTCATAAAAGCTCATTCTTCACTTCCTCAAAACTCCCGGTTTCTAGAGTTAGGGCGATTGAGCAATACTTGGGCATATCTAAGGCCACTTCCCACCTGCTATATCTAGGCGTTCCAATGGTGGTAGGTAGAAATAAAACCAGCTATTTCCAACTGCTTCTTGACAAGATAGAAAGTGGTATTAGTGGGTGGCGGGCTCGAGTGCTTTCGCAGGCAG ACTTTTTATGGGGTTGGGCAGATGGAAAAAAGAGATTGCATTGGCGGAATTGGAAACTTGTGGCTTCTACTAAGCAAGAAGGCCGACTTGGGGTTCGCAAGTTGTCGGAATCAATGGAGGCTTTTTGTATAAAGATGGCATGGTCCATTCGGTTTAATGATAGGCATAACCTATGGGATGTTTTCATGGCTTCAAAATATAGGCAGGACTTGGCGGTTACTCCATCACCATGGCTTTCTCCTGCTCCATCCCCGATGTGGAAGAAAATTT GTCAGGACTTCCTGGGTGCATTAGGCCCCCTTGTTCCCTCTGCAGTTCTTCTACTACTGCCACAGGATGTCATTAATCATATTTTCCACCAAGGCTTTTGCATTGCTGAGGGGCCAGAGATTCCTGTCTGGCCTTTTACCCCGTCAGGGAACTTCATGGTATCCTTGGCATGGACTGCTAGCAGAATTTCTAGGGAGAGAAAAGGCTGGACGAACTGGGTGTGGCACACTAAGATGCCCCCGAGGATATCAATTTTCCTTTGGAAGGTTCTCAATGGAGCTATCCCGGTGGATGCGGCTGTCCAGAATAGGGGCGTCCATCTCATGTCCAGATGTGAATGCTGCAGTTCTGACTCCTCTAGTGGTTCAGCAATTGAGACCATACATCGCCTGTTTCTCAAAG GGTGCCTTCTGTGGGAACTTTGGAAAGCCAAGAACGCGGCTCGTTTCGAAGGAAAGTCCACCTCCTTGAAGGCGCTGATGGGTCGCATAGGCTGGAGGGAGTCCAATCTCTGTGAAGTTATGGACGATGGCCAGAGGACTGCTCAGTGGGCTATAGGCACGCGTCATCTGCGGTGCACCCCTGCTCAGCCCTCGGCCCTTTTCTTGCTAGGTGCGAGTTGGACGAAAAAATCCAG GAACAACCTAGGTGCGGCTGGAGGAGGCGGCGTTTACAGAGGAGACAAGGGCCATTTCTTATTCACCTTCTCAGTGGGCTATGATTTAGGATCCAGTTCCTATGCGGAGCTTCGTGCGGTGTATGAGGGCTTATCCATGTGCTTCTCTATGGGCTTCAAGCAAGTTATTATAGAATCGGACTCCTTGCAAGTCGTGAAAGCCCTTAATGGGCTAAGTCATCCAGGTTGGAGATGGAGTTATTGGCTTCAATGGATTTTTTACTTGAAGGATAGAGGGCGAATCGAGTTCACTCACATCTGCAGGGAAGGAAATGCCCCTGCCGACGTTTTGGCCCGTCATGGGAGCGAAACTCAGCTTTCTACTTTTTTTGTCTCGCTTGCTGACTTCCCTCCCCAAATCCGAGGTCTTCTTTTTCTTGATAAATTGGGGCTGGGGGCGATTAGAGAGGTTAAATAG
- the LOC131253546 gene encoding peroxidase P7-like, translating into MASPSFFFLLHLFLIIATTTTSKADSLSHTFYMKTCPMALPTIKKVINAAVKKEPRMGASLLRLHFHDCFVNGCDASILLDDTNTIDGEKTAFPNINSARGFEVVDRIKSAVDEACGGPVVSCADILAVAARDSVVALGGPTWNVQLGRRDSTMASRTAANNNLPGPTSDLPTLIDNFKDHGLNTRDLVALSGGHTIGFSQCENFRDRIYNETNVFPNFARRVRRSCPPSGGDSNLEPFDSTPGRFDVRYFKSLKGKRGLLHSDQVLFNGGPTDELVKSYSLSPKAFTTDFAKSMVKMGNISPLTGKRGQIRKNCRRIN; encoded by the exons ATGGcttctccttccttcttcttcctacTCCATCTCTTTCTAATAATAGCTACTACAACCACTTCAAAAGCTGACAGCCTCTCCCACACATTCTACATGAAAACATGCCCCATGGCCTTGCCTACCATCAAGAAAGTCATCAATGCTGCTGTGAAGAAGGAACCCCGCATGGGAGCTTCATTGCTCCGTCTTCACTTCCACGACTGCTTCGTAAAC GGTTGTGATGCTTCCATcttgctcgatgacacgaacacAATAGATGGGGAGAAGACAGCATTTCCCAACATCAACTCTGCGAGAGGATTTGAAGTCGTCGATAGAATCAAGTCAGCCGTTGATGAAGCTTGCGGTGGCCCAGTCGTGTCCTGTGCAGACATCTTAGCCGTTGCCGCTCGTGACTCTGTGGTTGCG CTAGGGGGGCCCACATGGAACGTGCAGCTAGGAAGGAGAGACTCAACCATGGCTAGCCGGACTGCCGCGAACAACAACCTCCCTGGACCCACCTCGGATCTACCGACCCTCATCGACAACTTCAAAGACCATGGGCTGAACACTCGCGATCTAGTGGCGCTCTCAGGTGGCCATACCATAGGATTCTCGCAATGTGAGAACTTCCGGGACCGCATCTACAATGAAACAAACGTCTTTCCCAACTTCGCCCGCCGGGTGCGCAGGTCATGTCCTCCCTCTGGTGGGGACTCCAATCTTGAACCGTTTGATTCAACGCCTGGACGATTTGACGTGAGGTACTTCAAGAGCTTGAAGGGGAAGAGAGGCCTACTTCACTCTGATCAGGTTCTGTTCAATGGTGGGCCTACAGATGAGCTGGTGAAGAGCTACAGTTTAAGCCCCAAGGCTTTCACAACAGATTTTGCTAAGTCAATGGTGAAGATGGGAAACATAAGTCCTTTGACTGGCAAAAGAGGGCAAATTAGGAAGAACTGTAGGAGGATAAATTAA